The proteins below come from a single Ruficoccus amylovorans genomic window:
- a CDS encoding methylmalonyl-CoA mutase family protein produces MSNTDTTTSSVGDQKALNLLEEFAPVDYATWKEAAEKLLKGAPFDKKMLTPTPEGITLQPIYRQEDMEGLEHLESFPGEFNFSRGATDEGYLKNAWKIAQELPYGLPEEFNAAALSDMQRGQDALNVALDIAGQTGRDPAEAGVGEVGACGLSVATLEDLQKAFKDVVPEAVNINFQSGVSGVAVAALLVAWLKEQGKEAKSLKGGLNLDPLGVLARSGSLPVSLDEAFADMAALASYCKDNAPEFTPVGVSTLPYANAGASAVEELACALATGTVYLRKLMEAGLDINEAAKAIRFEFTLGANFFMEVSKLRAARILWSKIVSEFGGDRQAARMQIHGRTGLWNKTVHDPYVNMLRTTTEALSGVVGGVESMHVSPFDEVIETPTTFSRRIARNTQIILQEECELRAVIDPAGGSWFIENLTDQVAKGAWGIFQEIEKEGCMVAALQSGSVQARIAKTNAGRIKLLTQRRANLVGTNLYPNLKEKPLPKTTPDFSEVKKQRVEAVKAAAKDVDLSTLADRDDGLIDRLAAAASQGATLGAIFKALHTEPGEVPSVTALPSVRGAQIFEEMRDAADAYTQAKGHGPKMFLTTMGPLRKHKARADFTRGFFEVGGFDIVAADGFDSVEAAVAGVKASGSELTVICGTDDAYVEFVPAFCKALKAEAPGIKIILAGDPGENGPAYTEAGLDDFISIRSNVYDINKKYLEAIGVM; encoded by the coding sequence ATGAGCAACACCGATACGACCACCTCGTCCGTCGGCGACCAGAAAGCATTAAACCTGCTCGAAGAGTTCGCACCCGTCGATTACGCCACTTGGAAAGAAGCGGCGGAAAAACTCCTCAAAGGCGCCCCCTTCGACAAGAAGATGCTTACGCCGACGCCGGAAGGCATCACGCTGCAGCCGATTTACCGGCAGGAAGACATGGAGGGCCTTGAGCACCTCGAAAGCTTCCCCGGCGAGTTTAACTTCTCCCGTGGCGCCACGGACGAAGGCTACCTGAAGAACGCCTGGAAAATCGCCCAGGAGCTTCCCTACGGGTTGCCGGAGGAATTTAACGCCGCCGCGCTCAGCGACATGCAGCGCGGTCAGGACGCCCTCAACGTCGCCCTCGACATCGCGGGGCAGACCGGGCGCGATCCGGCCGAGGCCGGTGTCGGCGAAGTCGGTGCCTGCGGCCTGTCCGTCGCCACGCTTGAGGACCTGCAAAAAGCTTTCAAGGACGTCGTGCCCGAAGCGGTCAATATCAACTTCCAGTCCGGCGTCAGCGGCGTGGCCGTCGCCGCCCTGCTGGTGGCCTGGCTGAAGGAACAGGGCAAGGAAGCCAAAAGCCTCAAGGGCGGGCTCAATCTCGACCCGCTCGGCGTGCTCGCCCGTTCCGGCTCGCTGCCGGTTTCGCTCGATGAAGCCTTCGCCGACATGGCCGCGCTCGCCAGCTACTGCAAGGACAACGCGCCGGAGTTCACGCCCGTGGGCGTCTCCACCCTCCCCTACGCCAACGCCGGGGCCAGCGCGGTCGAGGAACTCGCCTGCGCCCTCGCCACCGGGACCGTTTACCTGCGCAAGCTGATGGAAGCCGGCCTCGACATCAACGAGGCGGCCAAGGCCATCCGTTTCGAGTTCACGCTCGGGGCCAACTTCTTCATGGAAGTCTCCAAGCTGCGTGCCGCCCGCATCCTGTGGTCGAAGATCGTCTCCGAGTTCGGCGGCGACCGTCAGGCGGCCCGCATGCAGATCCACGGTCGTACCGGCCTGTGGAACAAGACCGTCCACGACCCTTACGTGAACATGCTGCGCACCACCACCGAAGCCCTCTCGGGCGTCGTCGGCGGCGTGGAGAGCATGCACGTGAGCCCGTTTGACGAGGTGATCGAAACCCCCACCACCTTCTCGCGCCGCATCGCCCGCAACACGCAGATCATCCTTCAGGAAGAATGCGAACTGCGCGCCGTGATCGACCCGGCGGGCGGCTCGTGGTTCATCGAGAACCTGACCGACCAGGTGGCCAAGGGTGCCTGGGGCATTTTCCAGGAGATCGAAAAAGAAGGCTGCATGGTCGCGGCGCTCCAGAGCGGTTCCGTCCAGGCCCGCATCGCCAAGACCAACGCCGGGCGCATCAAGCTGCTGACCCAGCGCCGCGCCAACCTCGTCGGCACCAATCTTTACCCGAACCTGAAGGAAAAGCCGCTGCCGAAGACGACCCCGGACTTCTCCGAGGTCAAGAAGCAGCGCGTCGAGGCCGTCAAGGCCGCCGCCAAGGACGTGGACCTCTCCACCCTGGCCGACCGCGACGATGGCCTGATCGACCGCCTCGCCGCCGCCGCCTCCCAGGGCGCGACCCTCGGGGCCATCTTCAAGGCGCTCCACACCGAGCCCGGCGAAGTCCCCTCCGTCACCGCCCTGCCCTCCGTGCGCGGCGCGCAGATTTTCGAGGAAATGCGCGACGCCGCCGACGCCTACACCCAGGCCAAAGGGCACGGACCAAAGATGTTCCTCACCACGATGGGGCCGCTGCGCAAGCACAAGGCCCGCGCCGACTTCACACGCGGCTTCTTCGAGGTGGGCGGATTCGACATCGTGGCCGCCGACGGCTTCGACAGCGTCGAGGCCGCCGTGGCCGGGGTCAAGGCTTCCGGCTCGGAGTTGACCGTCATCTGCGGCACCGACGACGCCTACGTGGAGTTCGTCCCGGCCTTCTGCAAGGCCCTCAAGGCCGAGGCCCCCGGTATCAAGATCATCCTCGCGGGCGACCCCGGCGAGAATGGCCCCGCCTACACCGAGGCCGGACTGGACGACTTCATCTCCATCCGCTCCAACGTGTACGACATCAACAAGAAGTACCTCGAAGCCATCGGCGTGATGTAA
- the mce gene encoding methylmalonyl-CoA epimerase — protein sequence MLQQIDHLGIAVNSLDEAIPYYENALGLKCEHREEVASQKVRTAFFECGQVHIELLEPMSEDSPIAKFIAKNGEGIHHIAFRTDNIEGQLKQASDNGVRLINEVPVDGAGGKLVAFLHPKSTRGVLTEFCMPK from the coding sequence ATGTTACAGCAAATCGACCACCTTGGTATCGCCGTAAATTCTCTGGACGAGGCGATCCCGTACTATGAAAACGCCCTGGGCCTCAAGTGCGAGCATCGCGAAGAGGTTGCCTCCCAGAAGGTTCGGACTGCTTTCTTCGAATGCGGTCAGGTGCACATCGAGTTGCTCGAGCCGATGAGCGAGGACAGCCCGATCGCGAAGTTCATCGCCAAGAACGGCGAAGGCATCCACCACATCGCCTTCCGTACCGACAACATCGAAGGCCAGCTCAAGCAGGCTTCCGATAACGGCGTGCGGCTGATTAATGAAGTGCCGGTGGATGGCGCGGGCGGCAAGCTCGTGGCCTTCCTCCACCCCAAGTCCACCCGCGGCGTGTTGACCGAGTTCTGCATGCCCAAGTAA
- a CDS encoding acyl-CoA carboxylase subunit beta: protein MAIAKELLDELKKRRERADAAGGKAKIEKRHEKGLLCARERLELFFEKGTFQEFGKHAQHSCHNFGMETKDMPYDGVVCGVGYVDGRPVAAFSQDFTVGGGALGRIHAKKIVDLMDYAHDMGIPVVGINDSGGARIQEGVDSLSGYGQVFFKNVFLSGVVPQVAIIAGQCAGGAAYSPALTDFLIMTRTNANMFICGPGVIKASTGESSTLEQFATADAHASVSGNIHLIAEDDKHALQLASKLLSYMPSNNLQDPPHAPTEDIDLSDDPGMNELVPESSKTPMDVKDVIDRMVDKESFFEIMPDFAKNIVVGFARIQGIVVGIIANQPTVKAGTLDIDSSDKGARFIRTCNIYNIPIVTLVDVPGFMPGLAQERGGIIRHGAKMLFAYASATVPKITLILRKAYGGAYLAMCSADMGADMVFAWPTAEIAVMGAEGAVGVLYRNEIKEAADPKAKEAELREEYRHKFASPYQAAECAMITDVIEPKQTRAVISLALRNTLSKRDTRPPKKHGNIPL from the coding sequence ATGGCTATCGCAAAAGAACTGCTCGATGAGCTGAAAAAACGCCGGGAACGCGCTGACGCCGCCGGCGGCAAGGCAAAGATAGAGAAGCGCCACGAAAAGGGCCTTCTGTGCGCCCGTGAGCGCCTGGAACTTTTCTTTGAAAAGGGCACCTTCCAGGAGTTCGGCAAGCACGCCCAGCACTCCTGCCACAACTTCGGCATGGAAACCAAGGACATGCCCTACGACGGCGTTGTCTGCGGTGTGGGCTATGTGGACGGACGTCCCGTAGCTGCCTTCAGCCAGGACTTCACCGTGGGTGGCGGCGCTCTGGGCCGTATCCACGCCAAGAAGATTGTGGACCTGATGGACTACGCGCATGACATGGGCATCCCCGTCGTCGGTATCAACGACTCCGGCGGCGCCCGCATCCAGGAAGGCGTGGACTCGCTCTCCGGCTACGGCCAGGTTTTCTTCAAGAACGTGTTCCTCTCCGGCGTGGTGCCGCAGGTGGCTATCATCGCCGGTCAGTGTGCCGGTGGGGCCGCTTACTCGCCCGCGCTGACGGACTTCCTCATCATGACGAGGACCAACGCGAACATGTTCATCTGCGGCCCCGGGGTCATCAAGGCCTCGACGGGTGAATCTTCGACGCTGGAACAGTTCGCCACCGCCGACGCGCACGCCTCGGTCAGCGGCAACATCCACCTCATCGCCGAGGACGACAAGCACGCGCTCCAGCTTGCCAGCAAGCTGCTCTCGTACATGCCCTCGAACAACCTTCAGGACCCGCCCCACGCGCCGACTGAAGACATCGACCTGAGCGACGACCCCGGCATGAACGAACTCGTGCCGGAAAGCTCGAAGACCCCGATGGACGTCAAGGACGTGATCGACCGCATGGTTGATAAGGAGAGCTTCTTCGAGATCATGCCCGATTTCGCGAAAAACATCGTGGTCGGCTTCGCCCGCATCCAGGGGATCGTGGTCGGGATTATCGCGAACCAGCCGACGGTCAAGGCCGGTACGCTCGACATCGACTCCTCCGACAAGGGCGCGCGTTTCATCCGTACCTGCAACATTTATAACATCCCGATCGTGACGCTGGTGGATGTTCCCGGCTTCATGCCCGGACTGGCCCAGGAGCGTGGGGGCATCATCCGCCACGGGGCCAAGATGCTCTTCGCCTACGCCTCGGCCACTGTGCCGAAGATCACCCTGATCCTGCGCAAAGCCTATGGCGGTGCCTATCTGGCCATGTGCAGCGCGGACATGGGCGCGGACATGGTCTTCGCCTGGCCGACGGCCGAGATCGCGGTCATGGGTGCCGAGGGCGCTGTCGGTGTGCTCTACCGCAACGAGATCAAGGAGGCCGCTGACCCGAAGGCCAAGGAAGCCGAACTGCGCGAGGAATACCGCCACAAGTTCGCCTCTCCCTACCAGGCCGCCGAGTGCGCCATGATCACCGACGTGATCGAACCCAAGCAGACGCGCGCCGTGATTTCGCTTGCCCTGCGCAATACGCTCAGCAAGCGTGACACACGCCCGCCGAAGAAACACGGCAACATCCCGCTCTGA
- a CDS encoding OadG family transporter subunit, with translation MTFAATCSLASLLSQFEDSLHIMLGFVFVIVVLAILAGVTQAVGFIFSMKKPAAPKPVAAAAPAPAAAAPAASEGISPEVVAVIAAAVHTTLEHPHRILSIRPSADRYWAAEGRREIFRSHKVR, from the coding sequence ATGACATTCGCAGCCACTTGCTCCCTGGCCTCACTGCTGTCGCAGTTCGAGGACTCACTCCACATCATGCTGGGGTTTGTATTCGTCATCGTGGTGCTGGCCATCCTGGCCGGTGTGACCCAGGCGGTCGGTTTTATCTTCTCGATGAAGAAGCCGGCTGCCCCGAAGCCGGTGGCCGCCGCCGCTCCGGCTCCGGCCGCTGCCGCGCCCGCCGCTTCCGAGGGGATCAGCCCCGAGGTGGTGGCGGTGATTGCCGCCGCCGTTCACACCACGCTGGAACACCCGCACCGCATCCTGTCTATCCGCCCGTCTGCGGACCGCTACTGGGCCGCCGAAGGACGCCGCGAGATATTCCGCTCCCACAAGGTTAGATAA
- a CDS encoding biotin/lipoyl-containing protein, which translates to MKKLRITVENKTYEVEVEVIGQEDASPVAAPRPVAASSVAVSAPVAAPAPAPAPAAAAPAGAGDVVSPLSAVVVSVDVKPGQAVKEGDKLITLEAMKMNTFVNAPHAGTVSAIHVGAGNAVEEGQPLLALS; encoded by the coding sequence ATGAAGAAGCTCCGCATTACGGTTGAGAATAAGACCTACGAGGTCGAAGTTGAAGTTATCGGCCAGGAAGATGCCTCCCCGGTCGCCGCTCCCCGGCCTGTCGCCGCCAGCTCGGTTGCCGTGAGCGCCCCGGTGGCCGCCCCGGCTCCGGCCCCCGCGCCCGCCGCTGCCGCACCCGCCGGTGCCGGCGATGTGGTCAGCCCCCTGTCGGCGGTGGTCGTCTCGGTCGATGTGAAGCCCGGCCAGGCCGTCAAGGAAGGCGACAAGCTGATCACGCTCGAAGCGATGAAGATGAACACTTTTGTCAATGCGCCTCACGCCGGTACGGTTTCGGCCATCCACGTCGGCGCCGGTAACGCGGTCGAAGAAGGTCAACCTCTGCTGGCGCTTAGCTAA
- a CDS encoding sodium ion-translocating decarboxylase subunit beta: MWGVVGVLLYLAVRHNFEPLLLVPIAFGALLANLPSEGMINKPAGELVSPVNGTVVAVNADEQRNVILPHVPIERVGHLTKFSDEADLVNLFEEENAIQNLDERTLMAVIRPDRGDPELLQKRIAVPFNGTTIEISPEDYLVWADASGNISRLYVGAGEKVNKGQPLLRVYSDHTGGLYHYISLGILLELFPPLIFLGVGALTDFGPLIANPRTLLLGAAAQFGVFATFIGAILLGFSPQAAGAIGIIGGADGPTSIFLANALAPDLLAPIAVAAYSYMALVPLIQPPIMTALTTKKERKIRMKSLRKVSKLEKLLFALIVTVFCILLVPPAAPLIGMLLLGNFLRECGVTERLSKAAQNELINVVTIFLGTSVGITMTGERFLRGETLKILALGVIAFGVATAAGVLMAKFMNLFSKNKINPLIGSAGVSAVPMAARVSQVVGQKYDPGNFLLMHAMGPNVAGVIGTALVAGYFISVLAQH; the protein is encoded by the coding sequence ATGTGGGGAGTCGTCGGTGTGCTGCTGTACCTGGCGGTACGGCACAACTTCGAACCGCTTCTGCTGGTGCCGATCGCCTTCGGCGCGCTGCTGGCGAACCTGCCTTCCGAGGGCATGATCAACAAGCCCGCCGGGGAACTGGTTTCGCCGGTCAACGGGACAGTCGTCGCCGTCAATGCCGATGAACAGCGAAACGTCATCCTGCCTCACGTGCCGATCGAGCGGGTGGGGCACCTGACCAAGTTTTCCGACGAGGCCGATCTGGTGAATCTCTTTGAAGAGGAGAACGCCATCCAGAACCTCGACGAGCGCACGCTGATGGCCGTCATCCGGCCTGACCGGGGCGACCCCGAGCTGCTGCAGAAGCGCATCGCGGTCCCCTTCAACGGCACAACGATTGAAATCAGCCCCGAGGACTACCTCGTCTGGGCCGACGCCTCCGGCAACATCAGCCGCCTCTACGTCGGGGCCGGTGAGAAAGTGAACAAGGGCCAGCCGCTGCTGCGCGTTTACAGCGACCACACGGGTGGCCTGTACCACTACATTTCGTTAGGCATCCTGCTGGAGCTGTTCCCGCCGCTGATCTTCCTCGGTGTCGGCGCGCTGACCGATTTCGGCCCGCTGATCGCCAATCCGCGCACGCTCCTGCTCGGAGCCGCCGCGCAGTTCGGGGTCTTCGCCACCTTCATCGGGGCCATCCTGCTCGGGTTTTCACCACAGGCCGCAGGGGCCATCGGGATTATCGGGGGGGCCGACGGTCCGACCTCGATCTTCCTCGCCAACGCCCTCGCGCCGGACCTGCTGGCTCCCATCGCCGTGGCCGCGTACAGCTACATGGCTCTGGTGCCGCTGATCCAGCCCCCGATCATGACCGCGCTCACGACCAAGAAGGAACGCAAGATCCGCATGAAGTCGCTGCGCAAGGTCTCCAAGCTCGAAAAGCTGCTTTTCGCGCTGATCGTGACCGTGTTCTGTATCCTGCTGGTTCCGCCGGCAGCGCCGCTGATCGGTATGCTCCTGCTGGGTAATTTCCTGCGCGAGTGCGGTGTGACCGAGCGCCTTTCCAAGGCCGCCCAGAACGAACTGATCAACGTCGTGACGATTTTCCTGGGAACGAGCGTGGGTATCACCATGACCGGCGAACGCTTCCTGCGGGGCGAGACGCTGAAGATCCTCGCCCTCGGGGTGATCGCCTTCGGGGTGGCCACCGCCGCCGGTGTGCTCATGGCCAAGTTCATGAACCTCTTCTCGAAAAACAAGATCAACCCGCTGATCGGTTCCGCCGGTGTCTCCGCCGTGCCGATGGCCGCCCGCGTCTCGCAGGTCGTCGGCCAGAAGTACGATCCGGGCAACTTCCTGCTCATGCACGCTATGGGCCCGAATGTGGCCGGTGTTATCGGGACCGCGTTGGTAGCCGGCTACTTCATCAGCGTGCTGGCCCAGCACTAG
- a CDS encoding YqgE/AlgH family protein encodes MPDDVKPFSGSLLVAHPGLHDPNFRKSIVLLSAHDEENGSLGVIINRPTGQNLGTLNGEYAFGPLAQVPVYEGGPVQRDQLLLAAWHWLPESSAFRLYFGISEQRLTELMAESPELEVRAFLGYAGWSEGQLETERQQNAWLVIPVNGHMMEGLDGPAMWREILASTWPELAFLADAPDDPTLN; translated from the coding sequence ATGCCCGACGATGTGAAGCCCTTTTCCGGTTCTCTGCTGGTCGCCCACCCCGGCCTGCACGACCCGAACTTCCGTAAAAGCATCGTGTTGCTCTCAGCCCACGACGAGGAGAACGGCTCGCTCGGCGTGATTATCAACCGCCCCACTGGCCAAAACCTGGGCACGCTGAATGGCGAGTACGCCTTCGGGCCGCTCGCCCAGGTGCCCGTGTACGAAGGCGGCCCCGTCCAGCGCGACCAGCTCCTGCTGGCGGCCTGGCACTGGCTGCCGGAGAGTTCCGCCTTTCGGTTGTACTTCGGCATTTCTGAGCAGCGGCTGACGGAGTTGATGGCCGAATCGCCGGAGCTGGAAGTCCGGGCTTTTCTCGGTTATGCCGGGTGGTCAGAGGGACAACTCGAAACCGAGCGCCAGCAGAACGCCTGGCTCGTCATCCCTGTCAACGGCCATATGATGGAAGGGCTCGACGGCCCGGCCATGTGGCGCGAAATCCTCGCCAGCACCTGGCCCGAACTCGCCTTCCTCGCTGACGCGCCGGACGACCCCACCCTGAATTGA
- a CDS encoding deoxycytidylate deaminase, producing the protein METAQSLSQIDQLKRMVGGWTQRPSWDEYFASMSILMASRSPCERLHVGCVLVSAGEHKNRLVAAGYNGFLPGSPHLSRMRDDHEQGTVHAEQNAIADAARRGVSLDGATAYITHFPCINCSKILCAAGIKVVKYLDDYRNDSIALDLLREAGVDVIKL; encoded by the coding sequence ATGGAAACCGCGCAATCCCTGAGCCAGATCGACCAGCTCAAGCGCATGGTCGGCGGCTGGACGCAACGGCCCTCCTGGGACGAGTATTTCGCCTCCATGAGCATCCTCATGGCCTCGCGCTCGCCCTGCGAACGGCTCCACGTCGGCTGCGTCCTCGTCTCCGCCGGCGAACATAAAAACCGCCTCGTGGCCGCCGGGTACAACGGCTTTCTGCCCGGCTCGCCGCACCTCTCGCGGATGCGCGACGACCACGAACAGGGGACCGTGCACGCCGAGCAGAACGCCATCGCCGATGCCGCCCGGCGCGGGGTCAGCCTCGACGGGGCCACGGCCTATATCACGCATTTCCCCTGCATCAACTGCTCGAAAATCCTCTGCGCGGCGGGGATCAAGGTCGTCAAGTACCTCGACGACTACCGCAACGACTCCATCGCGCTGGACTTGCTCCGCGAAGCCGGAGTCGATGTGATCAAACTCTAG